CAGTGGTTATCCACACTGAAACACGAACTGTTTCACACGTTGTTGGGACAAAATGAGATCAGTATTCCAGTTTGGTTGAACGAAGGACTGGCACAGTGGCAGGCTGGTCAAATGGATTGGGGTGGCTTTATGGAACTAGGAAACGCTACTGCCAGAGGAAAACTGATTCCCCTGGTTGATCTGGATGTTATTCTGAGTTTCAATCATAAACGGGCCAGCTTGGCGTATGGACAATCTCTGGACGCCACCAGGTTCTTGATCAAGCGTCACGGGGAGTCGATCCTTCCCTATCTATTGCAAGTAGATGGTATTGGTTTCAGACGGCGCTTTGAGCTTGAAACAGGTGAAGATCTCATTGATTTTGAAATAGCATGGCGAAAGAATTTGGAATCACGTTTCTGGTTCTTCAAGATATCTACCATTCCTACAGTTCTTTGGGCGTTATCGCCCCTGATCATTGTTTTAGCGTGGTTTCTCAAACGTCAGCGGGGTAAAAAGAAATTGCAGGAATGGGAAGCGGAAGACCACTTCCATGATGACCCCAAATATTTTGCTTAAACCTGTTTTCAACGAGTAATTAAATGAATATCAGCACGAATATAAAACGATATTA
This DNA window, taken from Candidatus Neomarinimicrobiota bacterium, encodes the following:
- a CDS encoding peptidase MA family metallohydrolase, with the translated sequence MNRKTHIFRKNASRNTPAQARIIFIALILTLFNTVNANPLQLKTDNLTLISDKGDSTLLRQAIQLIQEEQRIYPLKFGLRLEKELDVYFYYDIDAIGSRIHTVPYWSGGIARAGSEIHIYGRNRSQWLSTLKHELFHTLLGQNEISIPVWLNEGLAQWQAGQMDWGGFMELGNATARGKLIPLVDLDVILSFNHKRASLAYGQSLDATRFLIKRHGESILPYLLQVDGIGFRRRFELETGEDLIDFEIAWRKNLESRFWFFKISTIPTVLWALSPLIIVLAWFLKRQRGKKKLQEWEAEDHFHDDPKYFA